The Methanosphaera sp. BMS genome contains a region encoding:
- a CDS encoding SAP domain-containing protein: MTKTKKTLKENKKSPEGESNKPSSNKALTAEEVSEKYTVKELKEILRENNLKVSGKKQELVERVLPILNDDSNDTTDEDVSNNQELTEEEDNKSKEVNDEALSSSLNTFGINYDNLTIKHDIVKVETTNIDIQGTTQNGLCMSDSEMSIITDSESSNVNLKMNLPEVSYSNFENTTFTLNNLNLSILPSSNPKSLEFSALVDNLEVITDKHYVNLDNLNLFSKAFPDKNAMLLDVDISKFIYPNFNGTSFNFENLDFNLAIGLDGENLNISVKLPKLNLISKNYKVDLSDLNLNIVVPDLELSNLGLSILMSDFRYTNYDDVNIDMENVDVSLEPILNSNQFDVLIDMDNINATGVTFEEMFPMLNIEDTDFENITSDSKTPVNLIGCISPLDIYRMDLSRIASLLNSGFDIDSYTRSLPDYESTINVSSEDAIDLDDSSFDIAGIFENFDYSSLNSIVLNLSGLIDAIGIDLGELGIDLSDYDLSAISISDIIDIMNNSDFDMSPINSMLKLFSLDEDNLEMSEVISSFDSEKFDISTLLSSLNISVDDISSIINAFNNSDLDLAKIFENFDYSSLDAIVLDLTGVIDSAGIDLTQIGTVLYELGIDLSDYDLSAIRLSEIMDIISNIDFDMNLLTNLLKSFGIDLDEIDLSGLIASFDSENFDMSSLLASLNISTEDISGIMDIFNDSDLDLGKIFEDFDWSCLDAIELDLTGLIDSIGIDLTELGIDLSDYDLSSIKISDLVGIFSNFDFDMNSLSSMLKLAGLDVEKLDLSGLIASFDSENFDLSTLLASLNLPEDGLSGIIELFNNPDMNLGGIFENCDYSCLNAIELDLTGLIDSSGMDLSTLDVDLSDYDLSSISLSDVIDIINKSDYDMSEWDLSDVDFEELDLSGLIANIDSENFDPSTLLASLNLPAEDIPGILELFNNPDLDLGGIFENCDYSCLNAIKLDLTRLIDSSGIDLSTLDVDLSDYDLSSISLADVVGIMSNLDLDMNSIPSMLKLTGLDVEKLDLSGLIASFDTENFDPSTLLENLNISTDDISGIIKLLTNPDFDLGKIFENCDYSCLDAIKLNLTGLIDSIGIDLTELGIDLSDYDLSSISLSELVDIINSLDIDMDLLTSLLKSFGINLDEIDLSGLIATFDSENFDLSALLSSLNLPVEDISSIIDMFTNSDLDLEGIFENCDYSCLDAIKLDLTGIVDSNDLDLSSLGIDLSEYDLSSISLSEVIDIINNSEFIKSASSTMIKLFSLDFDDFDWSGLVVSYDLDELDISALLTSLNIPGVDISATLETFNNNGLDLVELINQMLSMFLEKPALEAPGADEAE, translated from the coding sequence ATGACTAAGACTAAAAAAACTTTAAAAGAGAATAAAAAAAGTCCCGAAGGTGAATCTAATAAACCTTCAAGTAATAAAGCATTAACAGCCGAAGAGGTATCTGAAAAATACACAGTCAAAGAATTAAAAGAGATTTTAAGAGAAAACAATTTAAAGGTTTCAGGTAAAAAACAAGAACTTGTTGAAAGAGTTTTACCTATCCTAAATGATGATTCAAACGATACAACCGATGAAGATGTCTCCAATAATCAAGAATTAACAGAAGAAGAAGATAACAAAAGCAAAGAAGTTAACGATGAGGCATTAAGTTCTTCACTTAATACATTTGGAATAAACTATGATAATTTAACCATTAAACATGACATCGTTAAGGTAGAAACCACCAACATAGATATTCAAGGAACTACCCAAAATGGATTATGCATGTCCGATTCTGAAATGTCAATAATAACCGATTCAGAGTCTTCCAATGTAAACTTGAAAATGAATCTTCCAGAAGTTTCTTACAGTAACTTCGAAAATACAACATTTACACTTAACAATCTGAATTTATCCATCTTACCTAGTTCAAATCCAAAAAGTCTTGAATTTTCAGCACTTGTAGATAATTTAGAGGTAATAACCGACAAACATTATGTGAATTTAGATAATCTTAATCTGTTTTCAAAAGCGTTCCCTGATAAAAATGCCATGCTTTTAGATGTTGACATAAGTAAATTCATATATCCAAACTTTAATGGTACAAGCTTTAACTTTGAAAATCTTGATTTCAATTTGGCAATAGGATTGGACGGAGAAAACCTTAACATATCAGTTAAACTACCTAAATTAAATCTTATAAGCAAAAATTACAAGGTTGACCTATCCGATTTAAATCTGAATATTGTAGTGCCTGATTTGGAATTATCAAATCTTGGTTTATCCATACTCATGTCAGATTTCCGTTACACAAACTATGATGATGTTAATATTGACATGGAGAATGTGGATGTATCACTTGAACCTATTTTAAATTCAAATCAGTTTGACGTACTTATTGATATGGATAACATTAATGCAACCGGGGTAACCTTCGAGGAAATGTTCCCAATGTTAAATATTGAGGATACAGACTTTGAAAATATTACTTCCGACTCAAAAACACCGGTTAACCTGATTGGTTGTATATCCCCTCTAGATATTTATAGAATGGACCTATCACGCATTGCCTCACTCTTGAATTCCGGATTTGACATTGACAGTTACACCCGTAGCTTGCCTGATTATGAAAGTACCATAAACGTTAGTTCTGAGGATGCAATAGATCTGGATGATTCAAGCTTTGATATAGCAGGTATATTTGAAAACTTCGATTATTCAAGTCTAAACTCAATTGTACTTAATCTATCCGGACTGATTGATGCAATAGGTATTGATTTAGGCGAACTGGGTATTGACCTGTCAGATTATGACTTATCCGCTATCAGCATATCCGATATTATTGATATAATGAATAACTCCGATTTCGACATGAGTCCTATCAATTCCATGTTAAAATTATTCTCCCTTGATGAGGATAATCTTGAAATGTCCGAAGTAATTTCCAGTTTCGACTCCGAAAAATTCGACATATCCACACTACTATCAAGCCTTAACATATCCGTCGATGATATCTCCAGTATCATAAACGCATTCAACAATTCAGACCTTGATTTAGCTAAAATATTTGAAAACTTCGACTACTCAAGTTTAGATGCAATTGTACTGGACTTAACAGGAGTAATTGATTCAGCAGGTATTGATTTAACACAGATAGGTACTGTTTTATACGAACTGGGTATTGACCTTTCAGACTATGACTTATCTGCTATCAGATTGTCAGAGATTATGGACATCATAAGTAACATTGACTTTGACATGAACTTGCTAACAAACCTGTTAAAATCATTCGGTATTGACCTGGATGAAATTGATTTATCAGGATTAATAGCAAGCTTCGATTCTGAAAACTTCGACATGTCCTCATTGCTGGCAAGTCTTAACATATCTACCGAGGACATCTCAGGAATAATGGATATATTCAACGATTCAGACCTTGATTTAGGTAAAATATTTGAAGACTTCGACTGGTCATGTCTGGATGCAATTGAACTGGACTTAACAGGACTTATCGATTCAATAGGCATAGATTTAACAGAGCTAGGTATTGACCTGTCAGATTATGACTTATCATCAATTAAAATATCCGATTTAGTAGGCATCTTTAGCAACTTTGACTTTGACATGAATTCCCTCTCATCCATGCTAAAATTAGCCGGCCTTGACGTTGAAAAACTTGACCTATCAGGATTAATAGCAAGTTTCGATTCTGAAAACTTCGACTTGTCCACCTTACTTGCAAGCCTTAATTTACCTGAGGATGGTTTATCAGGTATAATAGAACTATTCAATAATCCGGACATGAATTTAGGTGGCATATTTGAAAATTGTGATTATTCATGTTTAAATGCTATTGAACTGGACTTAACAGGACTGATTGATTCATCCGGTATGGATTTATCCACGTTAGATGTGGACCTGTCAGACTATGACTTATCATCAATCAGCTTATCCGACGTTATCGATATCATAAATAAATCCGATTATGATATGTCCGAGTGGGACTTATCCGATGTTGACTTTGAGGAACTTGACCTTTCCGGATTAATAGCCAATATTGACTCTGAAAACTTCGACCCATCCACATTACTGGCAAGCCTTAATTTACCGGCTGAGGATATCCCAGGTATCCTAGAATTGTTTAATAACCCTGACCTTGATTTAGGTGGCATATTTGAAAACTGCGACTATTCATGCCTAAACGCGATAAAACTAGATTTAACCAGACTGATTGATTCATCCGGTATAGATTTATCCACGTTAGATGTGGACCTGTCAGACTATGACTTATCATCAATCAGCCTAGCTGATGTTGTAGGCATCATGAGTAACTTAGACTTAGACATGAACTCCATTCCATCCATGCTAAAATTAACCGGCCTTGACGTTGAAAAACTTGACCTGTCAGGTTTAATAGCAAGTTTTGACACGGAAAACTTCGACCCATCCACATTACTGGAAAACCTCAACATATCTACCGACGACATCTCAGGCATAATAAAATTATTAACCAACCCTGACTTCGATTTAGGCAAAATATTTGAAAACTGCGACTACTCATGCCTGGATGCAATAAAACTAAACTTAACAGGACTAATCGATTCAATAGGCATAGATTTAACAGAGTTAGGTATTGACCTGTCAGACTATGACTTATCATCAATCAGTCTATCTGAGCTTGTAGACATCATAAATAGCTTAGACATAGACATGGACTTGTTAACAAGCCTACTAAAATCATTCGGTATAAACCTGGATGAAATTGACTTATCAGGATTAATAGCCACTTTCGATTCTGAAAACTTCGACTTGTCCGCATTACTGTCAAGCCTTAATTTACCTGTCGAGGATATTTCAAGCATCATTGATATGTTTACTAACTCTGACCTTGACTTAGAAGGCATATTTGAAAACTGCGACTACTCATGCCTTGATGCAATAAAACTGGATTTAACAGGAATAGTAGATTCAAACGACCTGGACTTATCATCATTAGGCATTGACCTGTCAGAATATGACTTATCATCAATCAGCCTATCCGAAGTTATTGATATCATAAATAATTCTGAATTTATCAAGTCCGCATCTTCAACCATGATAAAATTATTCAGTCTTGACTTTGATGACTTTGATTGGTCTGGATTAGTTGTCAGTTATGATTTAGACGAGCTTGACATATCCGCTTTATTGACTAGCCTGAACATACCTGGCGTTGATATTTCAGCTACTTTAGAAACGTTCAACAACAATGGTCTGGATTTAGTCGAACTTATTAATCAAATGTTAAGCATGTTCCTGGAAAAACCTGCACTTGAAGCTCCAGGTGCTGATGAAGCTGAATAA
- the thiM gene encoding hydroxyethylthiazole kinase, producing MNEVINNICDCVTKLRKESPLVHCITNTVTVNDCANAVLAVGASPIMANEPLEAEEMVTIVNSLLINIGTLNQKQIEAMKIAAETADKLEKAYVLDPVGIGVSNIRNQTSLDLIKSNPTIIRGNLSEIKTLANLIGILEECTQAKGVDVADSDVINNDTLESNAIIVKNIAEKLNTTIAVSGPIDIISDGVEIYAIENGHSMMSRITGSGCMLGCILAAYNAITTPLYAAITATAVLGIAGEIAAQTTKVNNKGTGTFRSELLDELSNMDDQTVQDYIKISRL from the coding sequence ATGAATGAAGTAATAAACAACATATGTGATTGTGTTACAAAACTTAGAAAAGAAAGTCCGCTAGTTCACTGCATAACAAATACCGTAACGGTAAACGACTGTGCAAATGCAGTGCTGGCAGTAGGGGCATCCCCCATAATGGCAAATGAACCACTTGAAGCAGAAGAGATGGTCACAATCGTAAACTCCTTATTGATAAATATAGGAACATTAAACCAGAAACAGATAGAAGCCATGAAAATAGCAGCAGAAACGGCAGACAAACTTGAAAAGGCATACGTATTGGATCCTGTGGGAATAGGTGTAAGCAATATAAGAAATCAGACATCACTTGATTTGATAAAGTCAAATCCTACAATCATAAGGGGAAACCTATCAGAGATAAAAACACTTGCAAACCTGATAGGAATTCTAGAGGAATGTACACAGGCAAAAGGTGTGGATGTAGCAGACAGTGATGTCATAAACAATGATACCCTTGAATCCAATGCAATAATAGTCAAGAATATAGCAGAAAAGTTAAATACGACAATAGCAGTATCCGGTCCAATAGACATAATATCAGACGGCGTTGAGATATATGCAATAGAAAACGGCCATAGCATGATGAGCCGGATAACCGGCAGCGGATGTATGCTTGGCTGTATACTGGCAGCATACAATGCCATAACAACACCATTATATGCGGCTATAACCGCAACGGCCGTACTCGGAATAGCAGGTGAAATAGCAGCACAAACAACAAAGGTAAACAATAAAGGTACAGGTACATTCAGAAGCGAACTTTTAGATGAATTATCCAACATGGATGACCAGACCGTACAGGATTACATTAAAATCAGCAGATTATAA
- the thiE gene encoding thiamine phosphate synthase has product MIDYSVYLVTDQFNLNEDEFLNVIEEAVKGKTTMVQLREKDSDTREFYELALKVKAITDKYDVPLIINDRLDIAQAVGCAGVHLGQSDMPCTVAREILGDDKIIGISATTYDEAIQAQSDGADYLGVGGIYPTNTKKDAGISTHDDLLKIKEDINIPTVAIGGIKEDNAGEIVKRYGFDGVAVVSAIMLSENPKKTSENFSRIVKELE; this is encoded by the coding sequence ATGATTGATTATAGTGTCTATCTGGTAACAGACCAGTTCAATTTAAATGAGGATGAGTTTTTAAATGTAATAGAAGAGGCCGTAAAGGGCAAAACCACGATGGTTCAACTAAGGGAAAAAGACTCCGATACACGTGAGTTTTATGAACTTGCATTAAAGGTCAAGGCCATAACCGACAAATACGACGTACCCCTTATAATAAATGACCGACTGGACATAGCACAGGCGGTAGGCTGTGCAGGTGTACATCTTGGCCAGAGTGACATGCCATGTACGGTGGCAAGAGAGATACTTGGCGATGATAAGATTATAGGAATAAGTGCCACCACATATGATGAGGCAATACAGGCCCAATCTGATGGGGCTGACTATCTTGGAGTAGGTGGAATATATCCTACCAATACAAAGAAAGATGCGGGCATATCAACACATGATGATCTATTGAAAATAAAAGAGGACATTAACATACCCACAGTTGCTATCGGTGGAATAAAAGAGGACAATGCGGGTGAAATAGTAAAAAGATATGGCTTTGATGGTGTGGCCGTCGTATCTGCCATAATGCTTAGTGAAAATCCTAAAAAGACATCAGAGAACTTCTCAAGAATAGTTAAAGAATTAGAATAA
- a CDS encoding ADP-ribosylglycohydrolase family protein codes for MKIDDIKAAIMGSVVADALGVPYEFHHKEEMTANPAVGMTGYGTYNQEPGTWSDDSSLMLACMDSLLNGLDYEDMMRKFALYYFEAAYTPDNHLFDIGNTTRDAINNYANGRSALESGCDGLRSNGNGSLMRIMPIILYLYDKDLSVDEKKEIIYNVSALTHAHIISKASCYIYNIIIEEILKYRDELDFKSILENAISRCHDYIESVKLTKELYMIYDGSIFSWDDEAIRGKGYVVNSLNIAIHTCYTTDSYEESVLKAVNIGGDTDTNAIITAGLSALYYGHESIPTEWIDVIKRREYIYKLCDKFYESLE; via the coding sequence ATGAAAATAGATGACATTAAAGCTGCAATAATGGGATCGGTTGTAGCCGACGCTCTCGGCGTTCCATATGAATTTCATCATAAGGAGGAGATGACTGCCAACCCTGCCGTCGGTATGACCGGTTATGGTACATACAATCAGGAGCCAGGCACATGGTCTGATGACTCATCACTTATGCTTGCATGTATGGACAGCCTACTTAACGGCCTGGACTATGAGGATATGATGAGAAAATTTGCATTATACTACTTTGAGGCAGCATATACCCCAGATAACCACCTATTTGATATTGGCAATACTACACGGGATGCAATCAACAACTATGCAAACGGCAGAAGTGCATTGGAATCAGGCTGTGACGGTCTGCGCTCAAACGGCAACGGGTCACTCATGAGGATAATGCCAATCATATTATACCTGTATGATAAGGACTTATCCGTTGATGAGAAAAAAGAGATAATATACAACGTATCCGCGTTAACCCATGCTCATATCATCAGTAAGGCATCATGTTATATCTATAACATCATAATAGAGGAGATACTCAAGTATAGGGATGAATTGGATTTCAAATCAATATTGGAGAATGCTATTAGCAGGTGTCATGACTATATTGAAAGCGTAAAGCTAACCAAAGAGCTTTACATGATATATGATGGAAGCATATTTTCATGGGATGATGAAGCCATCCGCGGCAAGGGCTATGTCGTAAATTCATTGAATATTGCAATACATACATGTTACACTACCGACAGCTATGAAGAATCCGTTCTCAAGGCAGTTAATATCGGCGGTGATACCGATACCAATGCAATCATAACAGCAGGACTCTCGGCATTATACTATGGCCATGAATCAATACCCACCGAATGGATTGACGTGATAAAAAGAAGGGAATACATCTATAAATTATGTGACAAATTCTATGAATCACTAGAATAA
- a CDS encoding ATP-binding protein: MDNALSNYINKQLTEVPSSLNNKLFSFNGIKYNKRHEFDIIKRRIDDYLQHESDERLFILPGLRGVGKTTLLYQAYEYLLKQKDISSSDILYISCDEINALGEVNLKDVIEDYLQTVHNTTPALLDKQLFIFIDEAHYDKNWDLHVKLIYDKTFNIFMMLSGSSSLHLNFNADVARRLKMHEILPLNYTQHLKLKYDYSTPISNDLVELLFEGNVKNAQKQEFKTFQDLINIDGYVLNDWETYFKYGGFCSVLNKKYLTDMTEELWSIVSKIITQDITPEYNLNKNAQDNVYRVLVLISSQKPGQISQNKVAANLNNSTSTINRIFNILEQTRIMFHYQAYGGSETQSRRSWKYYIATPSLKNGINKKFGHSITKKQDYEGILLENLVASLLFNLKNRLSYQPDKIFNIFYDKTSGGPDFIIQKEFHQPIPIEVGIGKKNNRQVKKFMNKYDSPYAIIISNKTNKIEKNDDIIYVPPKTFSFI, translated from the coding sequence ATGGATAATGCACTATCTAATTATATTAATAAACAATTAACAGAAGTTCCTTCATCTTTAAATAACAAATTATTTTCATTTAATGGTATAAAATATAATAAACGTCATGAATTTGACATTATCAAAAGAAGAATTGATGATTATTTACAACATGAAAGTGATGAAAGATTATTTATTTTACCTGGTCTTAGAGGTGTTGGAAAAACCACTTTATTATATCAGGCATATGAATATCTGTTAAAGCAAAAAGATATTTCTTCTAGTGATATATTATATATCTCTTGTGATGAAATAAATGCTCTTGGTGAAGTTAACTTAAAAGATGTTATTGAAGATTACTTGCAAACGGTCCATAATACTACGCCTGCATTGCTTGATAAACAGTTATTCATATTCATTGATGAAGCACATTATGATAAAAATTGGGATTTACATGTTAAATTAATATATGATAAAACTTTCAATATATTTATGATGTTATCTGGATCATCTTCATTACATCTGAATTTTAATGCAGATGTTGCTAGACGATTAAAGATGCATGAGATTTTACCATTAAATTATACTCAACATTTGAAACTAAAATATGATTATAGTACTCCTATTTCTAATGATTTGGTTGAATTATTGTTTGAGGGTAATGTGAAAAATGCACAAAAACAGGAGTTTAAAACTTTTCAAGATTTAATAAATATTGATGGTTATGTTCTAAATGATTGGGAAACTTATTTTAAGTATGGTGGCTTTTGTTCTGTATTAAATAAAAAGTATCTTACTGATATGACAGAAGAATTATGGTCAATAGTATCTAAGATAATTACACAAGATATTACTCCTGAATATAATTTAAATAAAAATGCACAGGATAATGTATATAGGGTACTTGTTTTGATATCTTCACAAAAACCAGGTCAAATCAGTCAAAATAAAGTGGCAGCTAATTTAAACAATAGTACAAGCACTATTAATAGGATATTCAACATTTTAGAACAGACACGTATAATGTTTCATTATCAAGCATATGGTGGATCTGAAACTCAATCTAGAAGATCATGGAAGTATTATATTGCAACTCCAAGTCTGAAAAATGGGATTAATAAGAAGTTTGGTCATAGCATAACAAAAAAACAGGATTATGAAGGCATATTACTTGAAAATTTAGTAGCTTCATTATTATTTAATTTAAAAAATAGGCTAAGTTACCAGCCGGATAAAATATTTAACATATTCTATGATAAAACTAGTGGAGGACCTGATTTTATCATACAAAAAGAGTTTCATCAACCTATTCCAATAGAGGTGGGAATTGGTAAAAAAAATAACAGGCAAGTAAAGAAATTCATGAATAAATATGATAGTCCTTATGCTATAATAATCTCTAATAAAACAAATAAAATTGAGAAAAATGATGATATAATCTATGTTCCACCAAAAACATTTTCATTTATATAG
- a CDS encoding ribonuclease domain-containing protein produces the protein MNKQLLSIIAVLIMIAIGVLFGFNSFDTSSNDTNVTANNTQLNITEDGEYVSVGEVAAYIKTYHKLPNNYITKKEAQKLGWTGGPLKSYAPGKSIGGDVFTNRQGVLPHSQKKYIECDIDANGTSRGAKRIVYSTNDYKVYYTDDHYNTFKEV, from the coding sequence ATGAACAAACAGTTATTATCCATCATAGCCGTATTGATAATGATAGCCATTGGAGTGTTATTTGGTTTTAATTCATTTGACACCTCGTCAAATGACACTAATGTTACTGCTAATAATACCCAGCTTAACATTACGGAAGATGGAGAGTATGTCAGTGTAGGGGAAGTAGCGGCATACATTAAAACATATCATAAGCTACCGAATAATTACATTACCAAAAAGGAAGCTCAGAAATTGGGCTGGACGGGCGGTCCTCTTAAAAGCTATGCTCCCGGAAAAAGTATTGGTGGAGACGTATTTACCAACAGGCAAGGTGTGCTGCCGCATAGCCAGAAAAAGTACATTGAATGTGATATTGACGCTAACGGTACCTCACGTGGAGCAAAAAGAATAGTGTATTCAACCAATGACTACAAGGTATATTATACCGATGATCATTACAATACATTTAAAGAAGTATAG
- a CDS encoding barstar family protein, with translation MKIITLDGKKINKKSHSYLKKVFDFPDYYGKNLDALYDCLTDIGVETEIHLINSEYVSLDMIDTFFDASIESDYLTFVCDD, from the coding sequence TTGAAGATTATAACACTTGACGGAAAGAAAATTAATAAGAAATCCCATAGTTATCTCAAGAAGGTATTTGACTTTCCGGATTATTATGGTAAAAATCTTGATGCATTATATGATTGTTTGACAGATATTGGCGTTGAGACCGAGATTCACTTGATAAATAGTGAATATGTATCCCTGGATATGATTGACACCTTCTTTGATGCGTCAATTGAAAGTGATTATCTCACATTTGTATGTGATGATTAA
- a CDS encoding universal stress protein gives MKKELKRKLFNKIITNYNITSKCGVVYMKFRKILLPVDGSVNSEQTIDYALSIAAKEKAELIILHVSDSKRLTSLPDQSFEKDEEVDAESEGNRIVNRVRKLIEEKDEYTDDIRISTITVDGHPSETILKVATIKEADVIAIATSGKHMINRFLLGSVTEKIIRQSKIPVLVVPPLED, from the coding sequence ATGAAAAAAGAATTAAAAAGAAAACTATTTAATAAAATTATTACAAACTATAATATAACCAGTAAGTGTGGAGTAGTATATATGAAGTTTAGGAAAATTTTATTACCGGTAGATGGAAGTGTAAATTCTGAGCAAACAATTGATTATGCTTTAAGTATTGCAGCAAAAGAAAAAGCGGAATTAATCATATTGCACGTATCAGATTCTAAAAGATTAACCAGTCTTCCTGATCAGTCCTTTGAAAAAGATGAGGAAGTAGATGCTGAAAGTGAAGGTAATAGAATTGTAAATAGAGTCAGAAAATTAATTGAAGAAAAAGATGAATATACTGATGACATTAGAATTTCAACAATAACCGTTGATGGTCATCCATCCGAAACAATACTTAAGGTAGCTACAATTAAGGAAGCAGATGTGATTGCAATAGCTACTAGTGGTAAACACATGATTAACAGATTCCTATTGGGAAGTGTTACTGAAAAGATTATCAGACAATCCAAAATACCTGTACTTGTTGTTCCACCACTTGAGGATTAA